Proteins from a single region of Sceloporus undulatus isolate JIND9_A2432 ecotype Alabama unplaced genomic scaffold, SceUnd_v1.1 scaffold_2919, whole genome shotgun sequence:
- the LOC121918010 gene encoding microtubule-associated protein RP/EB family member 3-like, protein MAVNVYSTSVTSENLSRHDMLAWVNDSLQLTYTKIEQLCSGAAYCQFMDMLFPGCIHLRKVKFQAKLEHEYIHNFKVLQAAFKKMGVDKVGLCWMGGQGKDGACIAQEGLSFLCQQLEQPCQLPFSSW, encoded by the exons ATGGCCGTCAATGTGTATTCGACATCTGTGACTAGCGAGAACCTGAGTCGCCATGACATGCTAGCATGGGTCAACGATTCCTTGCAGCTCACTTACACCAAGATTGAGCAGCTGTGCTCAG GAGCTGCCTATTGTCAATTTATGGACATGCTGTTCCCGGGCTGCATCCACCTGAGGAAAGTGAAGTTCCAGGCCAAGCTGGAGCATGAATACATCCACAACTTCAAGGTGCTGCAGGCCGCATTCAAGAAGATGGGCGTGGACAAGGTGGGTCTCTGCTGGATGGGAGGGCAAGGAAAGGATGGCGCCTGCATTGCTCAGGAAGGCCTGTCTTTCCTCTGTCAGCAGCTGGAGCAGCCTTGCCAGTTGCCCTTCTCCTCTTGG